From a single Staphylococcus epidermidis genomic region:
- a CDS encoding SA1362 family protein produces MRKFIFYLILAIAAFGLMMNLDEFLFSIMKAIISFAIIALIIYIIYYFFFLTEDQRKYKKALRKYKRQKRKQ; encoded by the coding sequence ATGCGCAAATTCATCTTTTATTTAATATTAGCGATAGCTGCATTTGGTTTAATGATGAATCTTGATGAGTTTTTATTTTCGATTATGAAAGCCATTATTAGTTTTGCAATTATAGCTTTAATTATTTATATTATATACTATTTCTTCTTTTTAACAGAAGATCAAAGAAAGTATAAAAAAGCACTTCGTAAATATAAAAGACAAAAA
- a CDS encoding M24 family metallopeptidase, with protein sequence MNKLRKVLDIIEHKHLDAIIVLSDYNRRYLSDFTGTSGALIITPKKQYLITDFRYIDQATEQAQDFEIINRKSSLISEIKSILERENLSNIGFEGHLISYDTYVELNKGLITLISISNEIDKIREIKNKEEIQLIQKAAKIVDQTYEYILTQVSIGMTEREIKAKLESKMLELGADGPSFDTIVASGYRGALPHGVASDKRIEKGDMITLDFGAYYRGYCSDITRTFAIGEPDPKLKEIFNIVLTSQKKAIEQIKPGMTAKEADAISREYISSHNYGEQFGHSLGHGIGLDIHEGPLLSQNSSDELKINNCVTIEPGIYIEGLGGVRIEDDILITENGCHVFTKCSKDLIILE encoded by the coding sequence ATGAATAAATTAAGAAAAGTTCTAGATATCATTGAACATAAGCACTTAGATGCAATCATAGTATTATCAGATTATAATAGACGTTATCTTTCAGATTTTACTGGTACAAGTGGTGCACTAATCATAACACCTAAAAAACAATATCTTATTACTGATTTTAGATATATAGACCAAGCTACAGAACAGGCACAGGATTTTGAAATTATAAATCGAAAATCAAGTTTGATTTCTGAAATTAAATCCATATTAGAAAGAGAAAATTTATCAAATATTGGTTTTGAAGGTCATTTAATCAGTTATGATACTTATGTTGAACTTAATAAAGGATTAATTACTTTAATAAGCATATCTAATGAAATTGATAAGATTAGAGAAATTAAAAATAAGGAAGAAATTCAGCTCATTCAAAAAGCGGCTAAGATAGTAGATCAAACATATGAATATATCCTCACTCAAGTAAGTATCGGAATGACAGAACGAGAAATTAAAGCTAAATTAGAAAGTAAGATGTTAGAATTAGGCGCAGATGGCCCTTCATTCGACACAATAGTGGCTTCAGGTTACCGAGGTGCGTTACCGCATGGTGTTGCAAGTGATAAGCGTATTGAAAAGGGTGATATGATTACATTAGATTTTGGTGCATACTATAGAGGATATTGTTCAGATATTACGCGCACGTTTGCAATAGGAGAACCGGATCCAAAACTCAAAGAAATATTTAATATAGTTCTAACTTCTCAAAAGAAAGCTATTGAACAAATCAAACCAGGTATGACTGCAAAAGAAGCAGATGCTATATCTAGAGAGTATATTTCATCTCACAACTATGGTGAGCAGTTTGGCCATTCACTTGGTCATGGTATCGGCCTTGATATTCATGAAGGTCCACTATTATCTCAAAATAGTTCAGATGAATTAAAAATAAATAACTGTGTTACTATAGAACCAGGCATATACATTGAGGGATTGGGTGGCGTTAGAATAGAAGATGACATTCTTATTACAGAAAATGGATGTCATGTCTTTACTAAATGCTCAAAAGACCTTATTATTTTAGAGTAA
- the efp gene encoding elongation factor P, with protein sequence MISVNDFKTGLTISVDNGIWKVIDFQHVKPGKGSAFVRSKLRNLRTGAIQEKTFRAGEKVEQAMIENRRMQYLYADGDNHVFMDNETFDQIELPGDYLKDELNYLKANMEVQVQSYESEVIGVELPKTVELEVTETEPGIKGDTATGATKSATVETGYTLNVPLFVNEGDTLVINTSDGSYISRG encoded by the coding sequence ATGATTTCAGTAAATGATTTTAAAACAGGTTTAACGATTTCTGTTGATAACGGAATCTGGAAAGTTATTGATTTCCAACATGTCAAACCAGGAAAAGGTTCAGCTTTTGTTCGTTCTAAATTACGTAATTTAAGAACAGGTGCTATTCAAGAAAAAACTTTCAGAGCTGGCGAAAAAGTTGAGCAAGCAATGATCGAGAATCGTCGTATGCAATATTTATATGCTGATGGCGATAACCATGTATTCATGGATAACGAGACATTTGATCAAATCGAATTACCTGGTGACTACTTAAAAGATGAATTAAATTACTTAAAAGCGAATATGGAAGTTCAAGTTCAATCTTATGAAAGTGAAGTTATTGGTGTTGAATTACCAAAAACTGTAGAACTTGAAGTTACTGAAACTGAACCTGGAATCAAAGGTGATACTGCCACTGGCGCAACAAAATCTGCGACTGTTGAAACAGGTTATACTCTAAATGTACCTTTATTTGTAAATGAAGGTGACACACTAGTGATAAATACTAGTGATGGAAGTTACATTTCTAGAGGATAA